GAACCGCTGGCGGTGACGGCAGCAGCAAAATCACGCGGATAACCTTTCTTATCCATTTCGGGGATCATCACTGAGCCAATAGAAGCCGTGTCGGCTACTGATGACCCTGAAATTGCACCGAAGAAAGTTGAGGCCACAATATTGACCAGTGACAGACCGCCACGGATAAACCCAACGAAAATATAGGCAAAACTCACCAGCCGCCGCGCTATCCCTCCTTCGGCCATAATGGCGCCCGCCAGAATAAAGAACGGAATTGCCAATAATGAGAATTTATTTACGCCGCTGGTAATTTGAATCATGACCGCTTCCAGAGGTAAATCAATCCAAAATGCACCAGCAATCGCACTTAAGCCGACGGCATAAGCCACCGGAACGCCGATAGCCAACAAAATTGCCAGGGTAAAAACTAAAATAAATGCATCCATAAGGCAAAGTTCCCCAAATTATGAGTTGCCAATCATGACTACCGGGCGGTGGGTCTGTGAGCCGAAGAACAGGCGCTCGATAATAAACAGTAGGGTAATAGCGGAGCCGATAGGCAGCGGAATATAGGTCTGCCCAGCCGTCAGTAATGGGAATTCAGCCACCGGTTGTGACCAAAGTTCGCTGCACAAAATATAGCTGTAAACCAGAATAAACAGGCTTATCAATATCATCAGCAAATCCACCAATATAAGGCAGATTTTTTTACCCATTTCTGAGAGCCGGTCGGTGACCATACTGACGGCTATATGTGAGCCAGAACGGTAACTGGCGGCAGCGCCAACAAAGGTAAATGTCACCATGCATAAAATAGCCACGGGTTCTGGCCAGGATAAGCCATCATTTTGTACATATCGGGCGAATATCCCCATAGGAATAACCGCAACCATAATAATCAAAGCAATACCAGCTACCCAGATTGACAGGCGATATAAAACATCCATCGTTGATAGATAATAGCGAGCCATAGCGGAGACCTCAGATTACCCTTTAGCTTTGACGTTGTAGCGGTGTTAGTCGCCTTACTACAACGCCAATGATTCTGGGTATATATCGATGGTATTAAAGTTATTAATACCGCCAAAAGAATATTATTGGACAGCACTTATTTGCTGAATGAGGTCTTGATAATCTTTGCCAAACTCATCACGTACTGGCTGCGTGGCTTGGTAATAAGCGTCATGATTGATTTCATGATATTGCACACCGCCAGCTTTCATTTTGTCATGAGATTGCTGCACATAGGTTTGCCACAATACACGCTGTTCCGCCTGAGCTTCTTTTGCCAGTTTCAGAATGGTTTGTTGATCTTCAGATGATAATTTATCCCACTTGGCTTTAGAATAAAGGAACAATTCTGGAATAATAAAATGGCCGCTCAAAGTATAGTTTTTGACTACCGGCAGATAGTTATGAGCAACAAACGTCGGTTCATTATTTTCAGTACCATCAATAACGCCAGTTTGCATACCGCTGAACACTTCACTGACGCCCATGCTGAGCGAGTTAGCGCCCATGGCTTTCAGCGTGGCTAATGCAATCGGGCTACCTTGTACCCGGATTTTCATGCCCTTCAAATCTTCCGGCTTAATAACCGGTTGCTTGGTTATCAGATTACGGGTACCCGCATCCATCCAACCGAGGAAGACCAATTTTGAGTTTTTATTGTTAGTAATTTTATCGCCAATTTCCTGGCCTATTTTCCCATCAAGCACTTTATGTAAGTGATCTTCATCGCGGAACATATAGGGCAGAGTAAAGACACTGATCTCCGGTAAAATAGAGGCAACAGGGGTCATAGAAACACGAATAATATCAATTGCTCCCATTTGAGCCTGTTCTATCATTTGTTTTTCATCACCCAAGACCCCGCCTGGGAATGTTTTAATTTCCAACCGCCCGTCGGTTGCCGTTTTTAGTTTGTCACCCATATTTTTAACCGCAACAACATTAGGGTAATCTTTAGGGTGAACATCAGCCGCTTTAATTTGTTGAGCAGCGGCTATTTGGCTAAATAAAATGGC
The sequence above is drawn from the Yersinia enterocolitica subsp. enterocolitica genome and encodes:
- a CDS encoding TRAP transporter small permease, producing the protein MARYYLSTMDVLYRLSIWVAGIALIIMVAVIPMGIFARYVQNDGLSWPEPVAILCMVTFTFVGAAASYRSGSHIAVSMVTDRLSEMGKKICLILVDLLMILISLFILVYSYILCSELWSQPVAEFPLLTAGQTYIPLPIGSAITLLFIIERLFFGSQTHRPVVMIGNS
- a CDS encoding TRAP transporter substrate-binding protein, whose amino-acid sequence is MKFPKPLPTLCLAISAILFSQIAAAQQIKAADVHPKDYPNVVAVKNMGDKLKTATDGRLEIKTFPGGVLGDEKQMIEQAQMGAIDIIRVSMTPVASILPEISVFTLPYMFRDEDHLHKVLDGKIGQEIGDKITNNKNSKLVFLGWMDAGTRNLITKQPVIKPEDLKGMKIRVQGSPIALATLKAMGANSLSMGVSEVFSGMQTGVIDGTENNEPTFVAHNYLPVVKNYTLSGHFIIPELFLYSKAKWDKLSSEDQQTILKLAKEAQAEQRVLWQTYVQQSHDKMKAGGVQYHEINHDAYYQATQPVRDEFGKDYQDLIQQISAVQ